One window of the Cotesia glomerata isolate CgM1 linkage group LG10, MPM_Cglom_v2.3, whole genome shotgun sequence genome contains the following:
- the LOC123272974 gene encoding nuclear receptor coactivator 3 isoform X4 codes for MPSLMPMSIGWTSEPQVQSRNRTFNCRFLVKPPDDQEESIEEKQQRISKYESMQICSAILPNTNDHLDNNDVTSESSDIGPCVMCVARRISYVEKPSNTASIQQFTLKLDTTGCIINVDTSWLSSSYTQYIKKEELIGINVQDLCHPNDLSKFTAHLKDTLQRGEGETSMYQLRVGPETFVNVQTKSKIFGANPSNIHETDFIMSTYSIIGDNDLTPNEGGQLSNSKVCSGHSSNHCANNSSNNNSNNNNNVGGPLMSVVHVNGQVSGMNSRTTNNQSVPFGTSTTTTTTTTTSDSCNSLGPATTNNPFNNYSNVDLELEFFPNSSWELDSSSGCADNTITRPESRNTGPSNSRPPSQPAPSSSPQAAFTTNSTVTSHCSPLRAYSPTTMIGAHSFSNSFSFSPLQDSPTSLLSVPGVTNGGGNGNTSASTSASGTSIGKDTRGCSTPSSHSIDSIGSTAAASSSIGVNASSALSPTGSTTITSMTSATGTSPGSSTSTTIMSSLTGAITASQSTPPTTTANSSNAVSPVVSMSGSNVGVNTSTNLMTTPESQSSLSSTADSGRLRNLLTRNHVSNDDTQDSSNNDSENQNEHKILKILLNQQDEDDYHSEHSAKVRSNIGIAPKPPVEHSGNNMLLQLLNEKSDEDDETRASSKKQHELLQQLLKDNDDERKMQQEQKSRDDDTLLRSLGFKSSGPSTSQKNDHGHGSTQTSGQKRPGEDGDLNMSVKRSMDNSHQVSSSGSSNRVTNSKLWEKNKMLASLLAKEPSQPTTIPPIPASVISATPQDKLPRVADRLKQQQQQQPWTGSGMQSVGSTATTTVATSARTPLQNQSRQLPRQATNIYLNHMLSHERPQMSPMDSEFAGGGGGGGGGGGSSGDFRTPVTESNTWDNQSSDPALSELLDQVIEFVPDEVITDSSTIASLLDVIEQPQNNPMNEKMAINAIQKSLMLCESAVNSTSSTITMPSTPPAYSSALGSGTSVTTAHNYQPPPMYQQQQQTRARFTGQAGIRQPASQFQQQQQLQFNQQRQKLLQQHRQEQQRHEQQLKNRLLQQQQHQQVVIPSNATAPDQIPSIQNIDNLLNNAVAPNVSLQRTGVSDSQMSPGYGGSVQLSNSHRISHSYSHPSTINQHAVVNNNFNSGQPISAASRLSPHSSAAMMTFAHHQALSPRVSQGNYGNNQRMFNVNPVRPQQQQQQQQPTATQQLQQQRSMPSPGTAVPARQSPFPAEAFPPPASPTASQFPPVPNPGNTNPTAQYRLQRASSTPTTTTQLPGGVVSPRHYGSVNKDQQSLMSPGHQRAGCPPPPTPTHNHQHSMTNNQQQHYTNQQQQQQQQQHNSMLYRNTGNSIINNPDVQNNQFCYDQGTVPGYPTRPEDTRSMSSSNSAGHQMGGNTTGLGSTRSEFVRQELRAVVGARTQQRVPNNIQNNVMEHSNVMEHAHNNVIGQVSQDDLDVLGLSAYEASTCGEAVVNDGPAKNWATGNTGNTPFSSRTTIEEVVRVDPKSSLLQKLLSE; via the exons ATGCCCAGCTTAATGCCCATGTCAATAG GATGGACGAGTGAGCCTCAAGTACAGTCACGAAACCGAACATTTAACTGTCGTTTCTTAGTTAAGCCCCCAGATGATCAAGAGGAATCTATTGAAGAGAAACAGCAACGCATATCTAAATATGAGTCGATGCAAATATGCTCTGCAATACTTCCAAATACAAATGATCatttagataataatgatgTTACATCAGAATCATCTGATATCGGTCCATGCGTAATGTGCGTAGCACGTAGAATTTCATACGTCGAAAAACCGTCAAATACTGCTTCAATACAGCAGTTTACACTTAAATTGGATACTACTGGATGTATTATTAACGTTGATACTAGCTGGCTCTCATCTTCTTATACTCAGTATATAAAAaag gAGGAGCTTATTGGAATTAACGTACAAGATTTGTGTCATCCAAACGATCTTAGTAAATTTACTGCACACTTAAAGGATACACTTCAGCGCGGTGAAGGTGAAACTTCTATGTACCAGCTGCGCGTCGGCCCGGAAACGTTCGTCAACGTTCAAACAAAGTCGAAAATATTTGGAGCAAACCCTTCGAATATACACGAAACTGACTTCATTATGTCtacttattcaattattgg AGACAATGACTTAACGCCTAACGAGGGTGGTCAGCTTTCCAATAGTAAAGTGTGTTCAGGACACTCTAGTAATCATTGTGCgaataatagtagtaataataacagtaataataacaataatgtgGGTGGTCCACTAATGTCCGTGGTTCATGTGAACGGTCAAGTGAGTGGTATGAACAGTCGTACGACAAATAATCAAAGTGTTCCCTTTGGTacatcaacaacaacaacaacaacgacAACAACAAGTGATTCTTGTAATTCACTCGGGCCAGCAACAACAAACAAtccatttaataattattcaaatgtgGATTTGGAACTTGAATTCTTTCCAAATTCCTCATGGGAATTGGATAGTAGCAGCGGTTGTGCTGATAATACTATTACTAGGCCCGAGTCAAGAAATACCGGCCCTTCAAATTCACGACCACCTTCCCAGCCAGCCCCATCATCAAGTCCTCAAGCAGCGTTCACCACTAATTCCACGGTGACGTCGCACTGCAGTCCTTTGAGAGCTTACAGCCCGACGACAATGATTGGTGCACACTCCTTCAGTAATTCCTTTTCATTCAGTCCACTTCAGGATTCACCAACGTCTTTGCTCAGCGTCCCGGGTGTCACCAACGGCGGTGGCAACGGAAACACCAGTGCCAGTACTAGTGCAAGTGGGACCTCAATAGGCAAAGACACCAGAGGATGTTCAACGCCAAGTAGTCACAGTATTGACTCTATTGGATCCACTGCGGCTGCATCATCGTCTATTGGCGTGAACGCCTCCTCAGCATTGTCACCAACTGGTTCAACGACAATTACCTCAATGACGTCTGCAACCGGTACCTCACCCGGTTCATCAACGTCGACGACTATCATGTCGTCACTGACGGGCGCGATAACCGCCTCCCAATCAACTCCACCTACTACCACAGCCAATAGTTCTAATGCTGTTTCGCCTGTTGTATCAATGTCTGGTTCTAATGTTGGTGTTAATACATCAACTAACTTGATGACAACTCCCGAATCACAAAGTAGTTTAAGTTCAACCGCTGATTCTGGTCGgctaagaaatttattaaccAGAAATCATGTTAGTAATGATGATACTCAGGATAGTAGTAACAATGACTCGGAAAACCAAAATgaacataaaatattaaaaatattattaaatcaacaaGATGAGGATGATTATCATTCGGAGCATAGTGCTAAAGTCAGGTCCAATATTGGCATTGCACCTAAACCTCCTGTTGAACATTCTGGCAACAATATGTTATTGCag ctGTTAAATGAAAAAAGTGATGAAGATGACGAAACACGAGCAAGTTCGAAGAAACAACATGAACTTCTTCAGCAACTATTAAAGGATAACGATGATGAAAGAAAAATGCAGCAAGAGCAAAAG agtCGTGATGATGATACATTACTGAGGAGTCTTGGGTTTAAATCGTCTGGGCCATCGACATCTCAAAAAAATGATCACGGCCACGGCAGTACACAAACTAGTGGCCAGAAGAGGCCTGGTGAAGATGGCGATCTAAATATGTCTGTTAAGAGATCAATGGATAATTCTCATCAAGTATCTTCATCGGGTAGTAGTAATCGAGTTACGAATAGTAAGCTATGGGAGAAGAATAAAATGTTGGCGTCTCTTCTGGCTAAAGAGCCTTCTCAGCCGACAACTATCCCACCAATCCCTGCATCTGTGATATCGGCAACTCCACAG gATAAATTGCCACGCGTTGCCGACCGATTAaagcaacaacagcaacaacagccGTGGACAGGAAGTGGAATGCAATCTGTTGGAAGTACTGCAACCACTACTGTTGCTACCTCGGCTCGTACACCCCTCCAAAATCAATCAAGACAACTACCTCGCCAAGCAACCAATATCTACCTCAATCACATGCTAAGTCAC gaaaGACCTCAAATGAGTCCAATGGATTCAGAATTTgctggtggtggtggtggtggtggtggcgGCGGGGGGAGTAGTGGAGATTTTCGTACGCCAGTTACTGAATCAAATACGTGGGATAATCAGTCATCTGATCCAGCTTTATCAGAATTATTAGATCAAGTGATTGAATTTGTACCAGATGAAGTAATAACAGACTCATCGACAATAGCCAGTTTATTGGATGTAATTGAACAGCCACAAAACAATccaatgaatgaaaaaatggCTATCAATGCAatacaaaaatcattaatgcTTTGTGAATCTGCTGTTAATTCCACGTCTTCCACGATAACGATGCCCTCAACTCCACCAGCTTACTCTTCTGct ttgGGTAGTGGAACTTCGGTTACGACAGCTCACAATTACCAACCTCCTCCAATGtatcaacaacaacagcaaacAAGAGCGAGGTTTACTGGGCAAGCTGGAATACGACAGCCAGCTTCGCAATtccagcaacaacaacaattgCAGTTCAATCAACAGCgacaaaaattattgcagCAGCATCGTCAGGAGCAGCAACGACATGAACAGCAATTGAAAAATCGTTTATTACAACAGCAACAGCACCAGCAAGTTGTTATACCCTCAAACGCTACGGCACCTGATCAAATACCAAGCATACAAAATATTGATAATCTGTTGAATAATGCTGTTGCTCCAAATGTATCGTTACag CGAACTGGTGTATCCGATTCTCAAATGTCGCCAGGCTATGGAGGTTCCGTCCAATTATCTAATTCACATCGGATTTCACATTCTTATTCTCATCCGTCAACAATTAATcaaca tgctgtggtaaataataatttcaatagcGGTCAACCAATTTCTGCAGCTTCTAGATTATCGCCACATTCTTCAGCTGCAATGATGACATTTGCTCATCATCAAGCTTTATCGCCGCGTGTTTCAcag GGCAATTACGGTAATAATCAAAGAATGTTCAACGTGAATCCCGTAAGACCacaacaacagcagcaacagcagcagccAACTGCAACACAGCAGCTTCAGCAGCAACGATCCATGCCATCGCCTGGCACCGCAGTTCCGGCACGGCAATCTCCATTTCCTGCCGAAGCATTTCCTCCTCCCGCATCTCCAACTGCCAGCCAATTCCCACCAGTTCCGAATCCCGGTAATACAAATCCTACCGCCCAATACCGACTACAGCGTGCATCGTCGACACCCACCACTACAACACAATTGCCag GTGGAGTAGTATCACCCCGACACTATGGCAGTGTAAATAAAGATCAACAAAGTTTAATGTCACCTGGTCATCAGCGAGCTGGGTGTCCGCCACCGCCAACACCAACGCATAACCACCAACATAGTATGACGAATAATCAGCAGCAGCACTATACAAAccagcaacaacaacagcaacagcagcagcatAATTCCATGCTATATCGAAACACCGGCAATAGCATTATTAATAACCCGGATGTACAGAATAATCAATTCTGCTACGATCAGGGTACCGTACCTGGATATCCAACGAGACCTGAGGACACCAGGTCAATGTCTTCTAGTAATTCGGCCGGTCATCAAATGGGTG GAAATACCACTGGTCTCGGTAGTACAAGGTCGGAATTTGTGAGACAAGAATTAAGAGCTGTAGTGGGTGCACGAACGCAACAGAGAGTACCAAACAacattcaaaataatgttatggAACATAGTAATGTAATGGAACATGCTCATAATAATGTAATAGGACAAGTATCACAGGATGATCTCGACGTACTTGGATTGTCCGCTTACGAAGCATCAACCTGtg GTGAGGCTGTGGTTAACGATGGCCCTGCTAAGAACTGGGCCACTGGAAATACCGGAAATACGCCCTTCTCCTCCAGG ACTACTATTGAAGAGGTGGTGCGAGTTGATCCAAAGTCGTCACTTCTGCAGAAATTATTATCTGAGTGA
- the LOC123272974 gene encoding alpha-protein kinase 1 isoform X6, protein MQICSAILPNTNDHLDNNDVTSESSDIGPCVMCVARRISYVEKPSNTASIQQFTLKLDTTGCIINVDTSWLSSSYTQYIKKEELIGINVQDLCHPNDLSKFTAHLKDTLQRGEGETSMYQLRVGPETFVNVQTKSKIFGANPSNIHETDFIMSTYSIIGDNDLTPNEGGQLSNSKVCSGHSSNHCANNSSNNNSNNNNNVGGPLMSVVHVNGQVSGMNSRTTNNQSVPFGTSTTTTTTTTTSDSCNSLGPATTNNPFNNYSNVDLELEFFPNSSWELDSSSGCADNTITRPESRNTGPSNSRPPSQPAPSSSPQAAFTTNSTVTSHCSPLRAYSPTTMIGAHSFSNSFSFSPLQDSPTSLLSVPGVTNGGGNGNTSASTSASGTSIGKDTRGCSTPSSHSIDSIGSTAAASSSIGVNASSALSPTGSTTITSMTSATGTSPGSSTSTTIMSSLTGAITASQSTPPTTTANSSNAVSPVVSMSGSNVGVNTSTNLMTTPESQSSLSSTADSGRLRNLLTRNHVSNDDTQDSSNNDSENQNEHKILKILLNQQDEDDYHSEHSAKVRSNIGIAPKPPVEHSGNNMLLQLLNEKSDEDDETRASSKKQHELLQQLLKDNDDERKMQQEQKSRDDDTLLRSLGFKSSGPSTSQKNDHGHGSTQTSGQKRPGEDGDLNMSVKRSMDNSHQVSSSGSSNRVTNSKLWEKNKMLASLLAKEPSQPTTIPPIPASVISATPQDKLPRVADRLKQQQQQQPWTGSGMQSVGSTATTTVATSARTPLQNQSRQLPRQATNIYLNHMLSHERPQMSPMDSEFAGGGGGGGGGGGSSGDFRTPVTESNTWDNQSSDPALSELLDQVIEFVPDEVITDSSTIASLLDVIEQPQNNPMNEKMAINAIQKSLMLCESAVNSTSSTITMPSTPPAYSSALGSGTSVTTAHNYQPPPMYQQQQQTRARFTGQAGIRQPASQFQQQQQLQFNQQRQKLLQQHRQEQQRHEQQLKNRLLQQQQHQQVVIPSNATAPDQIPSIQNIDNLLNNAVAPNVSLQRTGVSDSQMSPGYGGSVQLSNSHRISHSYSHPSTINQHAVVNNNFNSGQPISAASRLSPHSSAAMMTFAHHQALSPRVSQGNYGNNQRMFNVNPVRPQQQQQQQQPTATQQLQQQRSMPSPGTAVPARQSPFPAEAFPPPASPTASQFPPVPNPGNTNPTAQYRLQRASSTPTTTTQLPGGVVSPRHYGSVNKDQQSLMSPGHQRAGCPPPPTPTHNHQHSMTNNQQQHYTNQQQQQQQQQHNSMLYRNTGNSIINNPDVQNNQFCYDQGTVPGYPTRPEDTRSMSSSNSAGHQMGGNTTGLGSTRSEFVRQELRAVVGARTQQRVPNNIQNNVMEHSNVMEHAHNNVIGQVSQDDLDVLGLSAYEASTCGEAVVNDGPAKNWATGNTGNTPFSSRTTIEEVVRVDPKSSLLQKLLSE, encoded by the exons ATGCAAATATGCTCTGCAATACTTCCAAATACAAATGATCatttagataataatgatgTTACATCAGAATCATCTGATATCGGTCCATGCGTAATGTGCGTAGCACGTAGAATTTCATACGTCGAAAAACCGTCAAATACTGCTTCAATACAGCAGTTTACACTTAAATTGGATACTACTGGATGTATTATTAACGTTGATACTAGCTGGCTCTCATCTTCTTATACTCAGTATATAAAAaag gAGGAGCTTATTGGAATTAACGTACAAGATTTGTGTCATCCAAACGATCTTAGTAAATTTACTGCACACTTAAAGGATACACTTCAGCGCGGTGAAGGTGAAACTTCTATGTACCAGCTGCGCGTCGGCCCGGAAACGTTCGTCAACGTTCAAACAAAGTCGAAAATATTTGGAGCAAACCCTTCGAATATACACGAAACTGACTTCATTATGTCtacttattcaattattgg AGACAATGACTTAACGCCTAACGAGGGTGGTCAGCTTTCCAATAGTAAAGTGTGTTCAGGACACTCTAGTAATCATTGTGCgaataatagtagtaataataacagtaataataacaataatgtgGGTGGTCCACTAATGTCCGTGGTTCATGTGAACGGTCAAGTGAGTGGTATGAACAGTCGTACGACAAATAATCAAAGTGTTCCCTTTGGTacatcaacaacaacaacaacaacgacAACAACAAGTGATTCTTGTAATTCACTCGGGCCAGCAACAACAAACAAtccatttaataattattcaaatgtgGATTTGGAACTTGAATTCTTTCCAAATTCCTCATGGGAATTGGATAGTAGCAGCGGTTGTGCTGATAATACTATTACTAGGCCCGAGTCAAGAAATACCGGCCCTTCAAATTCACGACCACCTTCCCAGCCAGCCCCATCATCAAGTCCTCAAGCAGCGTTCACCACTAATTCCACGGTGACGTCGCACTGCAGTCCTTTGAGAGCTTACAGCCCGACGACAATGATTGGTGCACACTCCTTCAGTAATTCCTTTTCATTCAGTCCACTTCAGGATTCACCAACGTCTTTGCTCAGCGTCCCGGGTGTCACCAACGGCGGTGGCAACGGAAACACCAGTGCCAGTACTAGTGCAAGTGGGACCTCAATAGGCAAAGACACCAGAGGATGTTCAACGCCAAGTAGTCACAGTATTGACTCTATTGGATCCACTGCGGCTGCATCATCGTCTATTGGCGTGAACGCCTCCTCAGCATTGTCACCAACTGGTTCAACGACAATTACCTCAATGACGTCTGCAACCGGTACCTCACCCGGTTCATCAACGTCGACGACTATCATGTCGTCACTGACGGGCGCGATAACCGCCTCCCAATCAACTCCACCTACTACCACAGCCAATAGTTCTAATGCTGTTTCGCCTGTTGTATCAATGTCTGGTTCTAATGTTGGTGTTAATACATCAACTAACTTGATGACAACTCCCGAATCACAAAGTAGTTTAAGTTCAACCGCTGATTCTGGTCGgctaagaaatttattaaccAGAAATCATGTTAGTAATGATGATACTCAGGATAGTAGTAACAATGACTCGGAAAACCAAAATgaacataaaatattaaaaatattattaaatcaacaaGATGAGGATGATTATCATTCGGAGCATAGTGCTAAAGTCAGGTCCAATATTGGCATTGCACCTAAACCTCCTGTTGAACATTCTGGCAACAATATGTTATTGCag ctGTTAAATGAAAAAAGTGATGAAGATGACGAAACACGAGCAAGTTCGAAGAAACAACATGAACTTCTTCAGCAACTATTAAAGGATAACGATGATGAAAGAAAAATGCAGCAAGAGCAAAAG agtCGTGATGATGATACATTACTGAGGAGTCTTGGGTTTAAATCGTCTGGGCCATCGACATCTCAAAAAAATGATCACGGCCACGGCAGTACACAAACTAGTGGCCAGAAGAGGCCTGGTGAAGATGGCGATCTAAATATGTCTGTTAAGAGATCAATGGATAATTCTCATCAAGTATCTTCATCGGGTAGTAGTAATCGAGTTACGAATAGTAAGCTATGGGAGAAGAATAAAATGTTGGCGTCTCTTCTGGCTAAAGAGCCTTCTCAGCCGACAACTATCCCACCAATCCCTGCATCTGTGATATCGGCAACTCCACAG gATAAATTGCCACGCGTTGCCGACCGATTAaagcaacaacagcaacaacagccGTGGACAGGAAGTGGAATGCAATCTGTTGGAAGTACTGCAACCACTACTGTTGCTACCTCGGCTCGTACACCCCTCCAAAATCAATCAAGACAACTACCTCGCCAAGCAACCAATATCTACCTCAATCACATGCTAAGTCAC gaaaGACCTCAAATGAGTCCAATGGATTCAGAATTTgctggtggtggtggtggtggtggtggcgGCGGGGGGAGTAGTGGAGATTTTCGTACGCCAGTTACTGAATCAAATACGTGGGATAATCAGTCATCTGATCCAGCTTTATCAGAATTATTAGATCAAGTGATTGAATTTGTACCAGATGAAGTAATAACAGACTCATCGACAATAGCCAGTTTATTGGATGTAATTGAACAGCCACAAAACAATccaatgaatgaaaaaatggCTATCAATGCAatacaaaaatcattaatgcTTTGTGAATCTGCTGTTAATTCCACGTCTTCCACGATAACGATGCCCTCAACTCCACCAGCTTACTCTTCTGct ttgGGTAGTGGAACTTCGGTTACGACAGCTCACAATTACCAACCTCCTCCAATGtatcaacaacaacagcaaacAAGAGCGAGGTTTACTGGGCAAGCTGGAATACGACAGCCAGCTTCGCAATtccagcaacaacaacaattgCAGTTCAATCAACAGCgacaaaaattattgcagCAGCATCGTCAGGAGCAGCAACGACATGAACAGCAATTGAAAAATCGTTTATTACAACAGCAACAGCACCAGCAAGTTGTTATACCCTCAAACGCTACGGCACCTGATCAAATACCAAGCATACAAAATATTGATAATCTGTTGAATAATGCTGTTGCTCCAAATGTATCGTTACag CGAACTGGTGTATCCGATTCTCAAATGTCGCCAGGCTATGGAGGTTCCGTCCAATTATCTAATTCACATCGGATTTCACATTCTTATTCTCATCCGTCAACAATTAATcaaca tgctgtggtaaataataatttcaatagcGGTCAACCAATTTCTGCAGCTTCTAGATTATCGCCACATTCTTCAGCTGCAATGATGACATTTGCTCATCATCAAGCTTTATCGCCGCGTGTTTCAcag GGCAATTACGGTAATAATCAAAGAATGTTCAACGTGAATCCCGTAAGACCacaacaacagcagcaacagcagcagccAACTGCAACACAGCAGCTTCAGCAGCAACGATCCATGCCATCGCCTGGCACCGCAGTTCCGGCACGGCAATCTCCATTTCCTGCCGAAGCATTTCCTCCTCCCGCATCTCCAACTGCCAGCCAATTCCCACCAGTTCCGAATCCCGGTAATACAAATCCTACCGCCCAATACCGACTACAGCGTGCATCGTCGACACCCACCACTACAACACAATTGCCag GTGGAGTAGTATCACCCCGACACTATGGCAGTGTAAATAAAGATCAACAAAGTTTAATGTCACCTGGTCATCAGCGAGCTGGGTGTCCGCCACCGCCAACACCAACGCATAACCACCAACATAGTATGACGAATAATCAGCAGCAGCACTATACAAAccagcaacaacaacagcaacagcagcagcatAATTCCATGCTATATCGAAACACCGGCAATAGCATTATTAATAACCCGGATGTACAGAATAATCAATTCTGCTACGATCAGGGTACCGTACCTGGATATCCAACGAGACCTGAGGACACCAGGTCAATGTCTTCTAGTAATTCGGCCGGTCATCAAATGGGTG GAAATACCACTGGTCTCGGTAGTACAAGGTCGGAATTTGTGAGACAAGAATTAAGAGCTGTAGTGGGTGCACGAACGCAACAGAGAGTACCAAACAacattcaaaataatgttatggAACATAGTAATGTAATGGAACATGCTCATAATAATGTAATAGGACAAGTATCACAGGATGATCTCGACGTACTTGGATTGTCCGCTTACGAAGCATCAACCTGtg GTGAGGCTGTGGTTAACGATGGCCCTGCTAAGAACTGGGCCACTGGAAATACCGGAAATACGCCCTTCTCCTCCAGG ACTACTATTGAAGAGGTGGTGCGAGTTGATCCAAAGTCGTCACTTCTGCAGAAATTATTATCTGAGTGA